The following is a genomic window from Halanaerobiales bacterium.
TGTCTCATTCAATTGAAAATATAATAAGAGAATATAAGCTTTATGCTGATATTTATGTTATTTTTCAAGATTATCAATATTTTTTATATGAAAAAGATCGATATCTTGAATTTGATAAAATTTGTCGACAAATATATGTATTTGCTGAAAATGTACCGGAAAATGCTGATAAGGAATTTGAGAATACAACTTTTGTTGAAATAGATAATAATAGTCCCTTAAGAAAGGAATGGGCAGTAACTGTCTGTCATCCGGATTATAGTGCTGTATTATCTACAAAGGAAGAAAAAAATTTGCAAAGAATTAATAAAGATGATTATAGGATTTTTAGAGGATTTTTGAGTTTAGATGAAAAAACAGCTTTTAAATCAGCAAAATTTTATAAAAAGTTTATGGATAAACGAGGAATTGAAAGTACCTCTAGTGAATGGGATGAAAATAAATTAAGAGATTTAGAAGAAAAAGAAATAGTGGTAGATGAATTAGTAGAAGATAATCAAGAATTAAATAGAGAAATAATGCAGAAGTTATGTGAGGCAGCTGAATTTAGAGATGAAGATAGTATTTATCATGTATTAAGGATAGGTTTTACTTCATCTTTAATTTATAGAGAAATCGGAGCCAGTAAAGAAAAAATCGAAAAAATATTTTTTGCGGCATTACTTCATGATCTAGGTAAAATTGGAATACCTGATTCTATTTTACAAAAACCTGGAAAACTAACAGATAAAGAATATAAAATAATGCAAAATCATCCAGCAATAGGGGCCAAGATACTGGCAGGATCAAATTCAAATATTATGAAAATGGCCCATGATATAGCTTATTACCATCATGAAAAATGGGATGGCAGTGGATATCCCCAGGGAATTAAAGGTAAGGAGATTCC
Proteins encoded in this region:
- a CDS encoding HD domain-containing phosphohydrolase yields the protein MNSLYENLKNKSSALDTNIFTKASMVAMSHSIENIIREYKLYADIYVIFQDYQYFLYEKDRYLEFDKICRQIYVFAENVPENADKEFENTTFVEIDNNSPLRKEWAVTVCHPDYSAVLSTKEEKNLQRINKDDYRIFRGFLSLDEKTAFKSAKFYKKFMDKRGIESTSSEWDENKLRDLEEKEIVVDELVEDNQELNREIMQKLCEAAEFRDEDSIYHVLRIGFTSSLIYREIGASKEKIEKIFFAALLHDLGKIGIPDSILQKPGKLTDKEYKIMQNHPAIGAKILAGSNSNIMKMAHDIAYYHHEKWDGSGYPQGIKGKEIPIEARIVALADVFDALSSKRVYKEVFPREKCVNIVNSERNKHFQGKLVDILLNNLDAVYDFREDLKEFSKGKTTREISNYFFSTEFSIFEFLNKRETP